A single window of Archangium gephyra DNA harbors:
- a CDS encoding fumarylacetoacetate hydrolase family protein gives MKLATLNDGTRDGRLIVVKRDNSAYAFATNVALTLQAALDQWDALEPRLRALAEELEAGRVQSRPLDVSALLSPLPRAYEWVDGSAYLNHVVLVRKARNAEPPPTLKTDPLVYQGGSGTFLSPTQDIPLVDEAWGMDFESEVAVILGDVPLGTQAKDAEKHVKLVMLCNDVTLRNLIPNELAKGFGFFQGKPSSSFSPFALTPDELGPAWKDGRVHLRLRSTLNGQVVGDTDAGPEMHFSFFDLLQHISKTRPFTAGTILGSGTVSNEDRARGISCLAERRMIETIEAGGPKTPFMKVGDRIEIEMFGPEGQSLFGRISQKVVKP, from the coding sequence GTGAAGCTCGCCACCCTCAATGACGGAACGCGTGATGGACGGCTCATCGTCGTCAAGCGCGACAACTCCGCCTACGCGTTCGCCACCAACGTGGCCCTCACGCTCCAGGCCGCGCTCGATCAGTGGGACGCGCTGGAGCCCCGGCTGCGCGCCCTGGCCGAGGAGCTCGAGGCCGGCCGCGTGCAGAGCCGCCCCCTGGACGTGAGCGCGCTGCTCTCTCCGCTGCCCCGCGCCTACGAGTGGGTGGATGGCAGCGCCTACCTCAACCACGTCGTCCTGGTGCGCAAGGCGCGCAACGCCGAGCCCCCGCCGACGCTGAAGACGGATCCGCTCGTGTACCAGGGCGGCTCGGGCACCTTCCTGTCGCCCACCCAGGACATCCCCCTGGTGGACGAGGCCTGGGGCATGGACTTCGAGTCCGAGGTGGCCGTCATCCTCGGGGACGTGCCGCTGGGCACCCAGGCGAAGGACGCGGAGAAGCACGTGAAGCTGGTGATGCTCTGCAACGACGTCACCCTGCGCAACCTCATCCCCAACGAGCTGGCCAAGGGCTTCGGCTTCTTCCAGGGCAAGCCCTCCAGCTCCTTCAGCCCCTTCGCGCTCACCCCGGACGAGCTCGGCCCCGCGTGGAAGGACGGGCGCGTGCACCTGCGCCTGCGCTCCACCCTCAACGGCCAGGTGGTGGGGGACACGGACGCCGGCCCGGAGATGCACTTTTCCTTCTTCGACCTGCTCCAGCACATCTCCAAGACGCGCCCCTTCACCGCCGGCACCATCCTCGGCAGCGGCACCGTGTCCAACGAGGACCGCGCCCGTGGCATCTCCTGCCTCGCCGAGCGCCGGATGATCGAGACCATCGAGGCGGGCGGGCCGAAGACGCCTTTCATGAAGGTGGGAGACAGGATTGAAATCGAGATGTTCGGTCCGGAGGGCCAGAGCCTCTTCGGGCGCATCTCCCAGAAGGTGGTGAAACCGTGA
- a CDS encoding TIGR02265 family protein — MPSNKTELAARIALTKPTDSVRGIFFRVVFELIERKGGAQALRQVRTGSLAKDIADLRTYPASDYLNMLYGAADALEGRLGNENQVFNACGRACVQNFSTGPGQVVFGILGKGDPQRLFAQTRVAFSTVVTYGKREHRPAGSKGCILSYRGDMQPAAYHVGIFEGALEALGFKGTVRANVLGLDSVDFEISWE, encoded by the coding sequence ATGCCCTCGAACAAGACCGAGCTCGCAGCCCGCATCGCCCTCACCAAGCCCACCGACTCCGTGCGGGGCATCTTCTTCCGGGTGGTTTTCGAGCTCATCGAACGCAAGGGAGGCGCCCAGGCGCTGCGCCAGGTGCGCACCGGCTCGCTGGCCAAGGACATCGCGGACCTGCGGACCTACCCCGCCTCGGACTACCTCAACATGCTCTACGGCGCGGCGGACGCGCTCGAGGGGCGGCTGGGCAACGAGAACCAGGTCTTCAACGCCTGTGGCCGGGCGTGCGTGCAGAACTTCTCCACCGGCCCGGGCCAGGTCGTCTTCGGCATCCTCGGCAAGGGGGACCCGCAGCGGCTCTTCGCCCAGACGCGGGTGGCCTTCAGCACCGTGGTGACGTACGGCAAGCGCGAGCACCGCCCCGCCGGCTCCAAGGGCTGCATCCTCAGCTACCGCGGCGACATGCAGCCGGCGGCCTACCACGTGGGCATCTTCGAGGGCGCGCTCGAGGCCCTCGGCTTCAAGGGCACCGTGAGGGCCAACGTGCTCGGCCTGGACTCGGTGGACTTCGAAATCTCCTGGGAGTGA
- a CDS encoding FG-GAP-like repeat-containing protein, which produces MKTRGGRQGRVGGTRLWCGRLFIALGVLSGAACGTTETKDDPKTRGEGNLSERCEVRPPPTGDFAPELQWAWTGSEVMPEHKQVMMTPVVVDVNGDRVPDIVFSTFAGANYSVDGVLRAVSGDDGRELWSVTDPEARVKPAASLAAGDLDGDGLVELCGIPEDGRGILCFENDGTFKFRSAEDAYDYNEWGGPSLADLDGDGTVEILDGNRVYSHTGALKWVGSDGMGGAQYTGPVSFAADIDQDGTQEVINDRAIYRADGSLKCANTEIPHGFAGVANFDGDAAGEVVVAGHGKVSLLDDNCSLLWSVDVPSGGHGGSPNIADFDGDGQLEIGLPGEWAYSVFEADGTVKWSSPIQDYSSGRTGSTTFDFEDDGKLEVVFADELALRIYDGATGAVRWEIPNSSGTTHENPVIANVDGDPAAELVVGSNDHAYPGTHGLRVFHDREEDWAGTRRIWNQHAYSVTNINDDGTVPAHPASHWLNPKLNLFHANVAGYYGDGPGPFSAADLTVSEVSATCDGEGSLGLSARVRNQGQATAAAGLKVAFFSGNPASGGTLLAVARLAEALPAGADVLVTTSVSSPGSGTAELFVRVDDDGTGTGRDAECREDNNTASAPVDLTCEAPPGNLPPVAVCRDVTVPADASCQGRASVDNGSHDPDNGPAPLSLSQSPDASFGPGSHPVTLTASDGEASAQCVGIVTVVDAAKPTITCPLSVDAKLSLGSLGVAVRYSVSARDNCGPATVTCSRPSGSLFLLGLTNVTCTATDSSGNTASCGFGIRVSAAVSLP; this is translated from the coding sequence ATGAAGACGCGAGGCGGCAGGCAGGGCCGTGTGGGTGGAACGAGGTTGTGGTGTGGACGGCTGTTCATCGCGCTGGGAGTGCTGTCCGGGGCGGCGTGCGGCACCACGGAGACGAAGGACGACCCGAAGACGCGGGGCGAGGGCAACCTCTCGGAGCGCTGCGAGGTGCGGCCGCCCCCCACGGGAGACTTCGCGCCGGAGCTGCAGTGGGCGTGGACGGGCAGCGAGGTGATGCCCGAGCACAAGCAGGTGATGATGACGCCCGTGGTGGTGGACGTGAACGGGGATCGTGTCCCGGACATCGTCTTCAGCACCTTCGCGGGGGCCAACTACAGCGTGGACGGGGTGCTCCGGGCCGTCAGTGGGGATGACGGGCGCGAGCTGTGGTCCGTCACGGACCCCGAGGCCCGGGTGAAGCCCGCCGCGAGCCTCGCCGCCGGTGACCTTGATGGGGACGGCCTGGTGGAGCTCTGCGGCATTCCCGAGGACGGCCGCGGCATCCTCTGCTTCGAGAACGATGGCACCTTCAAGTTCCGCTCGGCCGAGGACGCGTACGACTACAACGAGTGGGGCGGCCCCTCGCTGGCGGACCTGGACGGCGACGGCACCGTGGAGATCCTCGACGGCAACCGCGTCTACAGCCACACGGGCGCGCTGAAGTGGGTGGGCTCGGATGGCATGGGCGGCGCGCAGTACACCGGCCCCGTCTCCTTCGCGGCGGACATCGACCAGGACGGCACGCAGGAGGTCATCAACGACCGGGCCATCTACCGCGCCGATGGCAGCCTCAAGTGTGCCAACACGGAGATTCCCCACGGCTTCGCGGGCGTGGCGAACTTCGACGGGGACGCGGCGGGTGAGGTGGTGGTGGCGGGCCACGGCAAGGTGAGCCTGCTGGATGACAACTGCTCCCTGCTGTGGAGCGTGGACGTGCCCTCCGGCGGCCATGGAGGCTCGCCCAACATCGCGGACTTCGACGGGGACGGCCAGCTGGAGATCGGCCTGCCCGGCGAGTGGGCGTACTCCGTCTTCGAGGCGGACGGCACGGTGAAGTGGTCCAGCCCCATCCAGGACTACAGCTCCGGCCGCACCGGCTCCACCACCTTCGACTTCGAGGACGACGGCAAGCTCGAGGTCGTCTTCGCCGACGAGCTGGCGCTGCGCATCTACGACGGGGCCACCGGCGCGGTGCGCTGGGAGATTCCCAACAGCTCGGGCACCACGCACGAGAACCCCGTCATCGCCAACGTGGACGGGGACCCCGCCGCGGAGCTCGTGGTGGGCTCCAACGACCATGCGTACCCGGGCACCCACGGCCTCCGCGTGTTCCACGACCGGGAGGAGGACTGGGCCGGCACGCGGCGCATCTGGAACCAGCACGCCTACTCGGTGACGAACATCAACGACGACGGCACCGTCCCGGCGCACCCGGCGAGTCATTGGCTCAACCCCAAGCTCAACCTCTTCCACGCCAACGTGGCCGGCTACTACGGCGACGGCCCCGGCCCCTTCTCCGCCGCGGACCTCACCGTGTCCGAGGTGTCCGCCACGTGTGATGGCGAGGGCTCGCTCGGGCTCTCCGCGCGCGTGCGCAACCAGGGCCAGGCGACGGCGGCGGCGGGTCTGAAGGTGGCCTTCTTCTCGGGGAACCCGGCCTCGGGCGGCACGCTGCTCGCCGTGGCCCGGCTCGCCGAGGCGCTGCCCGCGGGCGCGGACGTCCTCGTCACCACCTCCGTGTCCTCCCCGGGCTCCGGCACCGCCGAGCTCTTCGTCCGCGTGGACGACGACGGCACGGGCACGGGCCGCGACGCCGAGTGCCGCGAGGACAACAACACCGCCTCCGCCCCGGTGGACCTCACGTGCGAGGCACCTCCGGGCAACCTGCCGCCGGTGGCCGTCTGCCGTGACGTCACCGTCCCCGCGGATGCCTCGTGCCAGGGCCGCGCCAGCGTGGACAACGGCAGCCATGACCCGGACAACGGACCGGCGCCGCTCTCCCTCTCCCAGTCTCCGGATGCGTCCTTCGGCCCGGGCAGCCACCCCGTCACGCTGACGGCCTCGGACGGCGAGGCGAGCGCGCAGTGCGTGGGCATCGTCACCGTGGTGGACGCGGCGAAGCCCACCATCACCTGCCCGCTGTCGGTGGACGCGAAGCTGAGCCTCGGCAGCCTCGGGGTCGCCGTGCGCTACTCCGTCTCCGCCCGCGACAACTGCGGCCCGGCGACCGTCACCTGCTCCCGGCCCTCCGGCTCGCTCTTCCTGCTGGGCCTGACGAACGTCACCTGCACCGCCACGGACTCGTCCGGCAACACCGCCTCGTGCGGCTTCGGCATCCGCGTGAGCGCCGCCGTCTCCCTGCCGTAG
- a CDS encoding DUF3616 domain-containing protein — MFKTAFVVTAVLGSSPVVDQPAAPAPQNMPAPPAPAMKTVTFEGACDASGAVVQGQWMFTVADDEDNVIRVYDGKSGGGPVRTVDLSAALKLPAGKKRPPETDIEAATEISPLSFWLTSHGRKSSGKVDPNRFRFFATRTLEDGTTRLEGKPYTRLLDELLAAPQLKSFGLASAATRAPKEEGGLNIEGMTAMQDGKSILIGFRNPIPQGKALTVVLLNPTELLQGKKARLGPARLLDLGGLGIRAISWWRGQYLFIGGPISGHGGSRLFTWDGGAGEPRAVEGADFTGLNPEAFVTFEDKEEILVLSDDGSSLIDGVECKRLPEVAKKRFRGVWLRLPGKK; from the coding sequence ATGTTCAAGACTGCCTTTGTCGTGACCGCCGTCCTGGGGTCATCGCCGGTGGTGGACCAGCCCGCTGCCCCCGCTCCCCAGAACATGCCGGCTCCTCCGGCTCCGGCCATGAAGACCGTGACCTTCGAGGGTGCGTGCGATGCCTCGGGTGCGGTGGTGCAGGGCCAGTGGATGTTCACCGTCGCCGATGACGAGGACAACGTCATCCGCGTCTACGACGGCAAGAGCGGAGGAGGCCCGGTGAGGACCGTCGACCTGTCGGCGGCGCTGAAGCTTCCCGCGGGCAAGAAGCGGCCCCCCGAGACGGACATCGAGGCCGCGACGGAGATCTCCCCGCTCTCCTTCTGGTTGACCTCCCATGGGCGCAAGAGCTCAGGGAAGGTGGACCCCAATCGCTTCCGCTTCTTCGCCACGCGCACCCTGGAGGATGGAACGACGCGGCTCGAGGGCAAACCCTACACCCGGCTGCTCGATGAGCTGCTCGCGGCGCCCCAGCTGAAGTCGTTCGGCCTCGCCTCGGCCGCCACGCGCGCTCCGAAGGAGGAGGGGGGCCTCAACATCGAGGGCATGACGGCGATGCAGGATGGGAAGTCCATCCTGATCGGTTTCCGCAATCCCATTCCCCAGGGCAAGGCGCTCACCGTCGTGCTCTTGAATCCCACGGAGCTGCTCCAGGGGAAGAAGGCGCGCCTGGGGCCCGCGCGGTTGCTGGACCTCGGGGGGCTGGGGATTCGAGCCATCTCCTGGTGGCGGGGGCAGTACCTCTTCATCGGAGGCCCCATCTCCGGCCACGGCGGCTCGCGCCTGTTCACCTGGGATGGAGGGGCCGGAGAGCCCAGGGCGGTGGAGGGGGCCGACTTCACCGGCCTCAACCCCGAGGCCTTCGTCACGTTCGAGGACAAGGAGGAGATCCTCGTCCTCAGCGATGACGGGAGCAGCCTGATCGACGGCGTCGAGTGCAAGCGGCTCCCGGAGGTGGCGAAGAAGCGTTTCCGGGGCGTCTGGTTGCGGTTGCCCGGGAAGAAGTAG
- a CDS encoding response regulator transcription factor — protein sequence MEPTTHSPTDEGTIQVLLVEDDERLARLTSRYLQEHGIIVTIARTGPEGLAEASRHAYDVLLLDLMLPGRDGMEVCRELRTRSDVPIIMVTARGEEADRVLGLESGADDYLAKPYSSRELLARIRAQVRRARGRTGPSSQPIQAGKLSLDPRSLSATLDGKVLPLTSYEFALLRVLAERAGRVLSREQLLDLVKGNADEVFDRSVDVHIFRIRQKIEEDPRNPKLLKTVRGAGYLLATGDET from the coding sequence ATGGAACCGACGACACACTCCCCCACGGACGAAGGAACCATCCAGGTGTTGCTGGTGGAGGACGACGAGCGTCTGGCCCGGCTCACCAGCCGCTACCTCCAGGAGCACGGCATCATCGTCACCATCGCCCGCACCGGCCCCGAGGGACTGGCCGAGGCGAGCCGCCATGCCTACGACGTCCTGCTGTTGGATCTCATGCTCCCCGGGCGGGATGGGATGGAGGTGTGCCGCGAGCTGCGCACGCGCAGTGATGTCCCCATCATCATGGTGACGGCACGCGGCGAGGAGGCCGACCGGGTGCTCGGCCTGGAGTCGGGCGCGGACGACTATCTCGCCAAGCCCTACTCCTCGCGCGAGCTGCTCGCGCGCATCCGCGCCCAGGTGCGCCGGGCTCGCGGACGCACCGGTCCATCCTCCCAACCCATCCAGGCGGGCAAGCTGTCGCTGGATCCCCGCAGCCTCAGCGCCACCCTGGACGGCAAGGTGCTGCCGCTGACCTCGTACGAGTTCGCGCTGCTGCGCGTGCTGGCCGAGCGCGCCGGACGGGTGCTCAGCCGCGAGCAGCTCCTGGACCTGGTGAAGGGCAACGCGGACGAGGTGTTCGACCGCTCCGTGGACGTGCACATCTTCCGCATCCGCCAGAAGATCGAAGAGGATCCGCGCAACCCGAAGCTGCTCAAGACGGTGCGCGGCGCGGGCTACCTGCTCGCCACTGGTGACGAGACATGA
- a CDS encoding sensor histidine kinase codes for MKTRLPGRLLLRIYLVGLAQLLLIAFAFNLARRYAEEGNRPRFSERAAAYAVSSWALFLDQPERLQEVVDQAGQQLRMQVTMRAPDGQLLVSNIPSPHPPLSAEELRRLEQERMLSNPEPPHLIRVAIPKTGALRAYAIIDLPKPPGPPPDLGIMLAVVLGCTAITSIVFARSLAVPLQKLAAAARAFGAGTLSARTGVRRRDELGQVAEAFDEMAERITHLLRSQKELLANVSHELRTPLARIRVALDLANEGDATLARESLADIAEDLNELERLVSDVLTAARLDLATEQTAGATPPLRRELVEAQMLVDKAAGRFRSTHPAHRLEVRVEGGTLPLLEADPVLLRRALDNLLDNAGKYSEPQSTVRLLARPVEHGLQVEVRDEGIGIEAKDLPHLFTPFFRSDRSRARKTGGVGLGLALSRRIVVAHGGTLTLESQPDQGTTVRITLPAAPEAGQPLTGT; via the coding sequence ATGAAGACCCGGCTTCCCGGGCGCCTGCTGCTGCGCATCTACCTGGTGGGGCTCGCGCAGCTGCTGCTCATCGCCTTCGCGTTCAACCTGGCCCGCCGGTACGCCGAGGAAGGAAACCGGCCACGGTTCTCCGAGCGGGCCGCGGCCTACGCTGTCTCCAGCTGGGCCCTGTTCCTGGACCAGCCCGAGAGGTTGCAGGAGGTGGTGGATCAGGCGGGCCAGCAGCTCCGGATGCAGGTGACGATGCGCGCCCCCGATGGCCAGCTCCTCGTCTCCAATATCCCATCCCCCCACCCGCCCCTGTCCGCCGAAGAGCTGCGCCGGCTCGAACAGGAGCGCATGCTGAGCAACCCCGAGCCGCCCCACCTCATACGGGTGGCCATCCCGAAGACGGGCGCGCTGCGGGCCTACGCGATCATCGACCTGCCCAAGCCGCCCGGGCCTCCGCCGGACCTGGGCATCATGCTCGCCGTGGTGCTCGGGTGCACGGCCATCACCTCCATCGTCTTCGCCCGCTCCCTGGCCGTGCCCCTGCAGAAGCTGGCGGCGGCGGCGCGGGCCTTCGGCGCGGGCACGCTGAGCGCGCGCACGGGCGTGCGCCGGCGCGACGAGCTGGGCCAGGTGGCCGAGGCCTTCGACGAGATGGCCGAGCGCATCACCCACCTGCTGCGCTCGCAGAAGGAGCTGCTGGCCAATGTCTCGCACGAGCTGCGCACGCCGCTCGCCCGCATCCGCGTGGCGTTGGATCTGGCCAACGAGGGGGACGCCACCCTCGCGCGCGAGTCCCTGGCGGACATCGCCGAGGACCTGAACGAGCTGGAGCGGCTGGTGTCGGACGTGCTCACCGCGGCCCGGTTGGACCTCGCCACGGAGCAGACCGCTGGCGCCACCCCACCGCTGCGCCGCGAGCTCGTGGAAGCCCAGATGTTGGTGGACAAGGCCGCCGGGCGCTTCCGCTCCACCCACCCGGCGCACCGGCTGGAGGTGCGGGTGGAGGGCGGGACACTGCCCCTGCTGGAGGCGGACCCGGTGCTGTTGCGGCGCGCGCTCGACAACCTCCTCGACAACGCGGGCAAGTACTCCGAACCCCAGTCGACGGTCCGGCTGCTCGCCCGCCCAGTGGAACACGGCCTCCAGGTGGAGGTGCGCGATGAGGGCATCGGCATCGAGGCGAAGGACCTGCCCCATCTCTTCACCCCGTTCTTCCGCAGCGACCGCAGCCGCGCCCGGAAGACGGGCGGAGTGGGACTGGGGCTCGCGCTGTCGCGCCGGATCGTCGTCGCCCACGGCGGCACGCTCACGCTGGAGAGCCAGCCCGACCAGGGCACCACGGTCCGCATCACGCTTCCCGCGGCTCCGGAGGCAGGGCAGCCGCTGACGGGCACGTAG
- a CDS encoding efflux RND transporter periplasmic adaptor subunit → MRSTTELPRREEQSPPLQPRPVPVEDTRRWHLPARWPLWLGVVAVVVAAGVWLLKPKAKDPAASFETAAVQRRDVESRVTATGTVSALVTVQVGSQVSGRIQEILVDYNSPVKKGQVIARIDPQLLQAAVERSRANLIAARANVQKARVEADNSRRQAERSKTLRDQQFISQSELDTAESAAQVSQAQVTSAEASLAQAQAALNEAEVNLRYATIVSPTDGIVISRSVDVGQTVAASLQAPTLFTIAEDLRKMQVDTSVAESDVGRLQDGMRATFTVDAWPGVNFEGVIRQIRNASQTVQNVVTYDAVIDVANPELKLKPGMTANVTFVTAHRDNVVTVPNAALRFRPPEPPEGAARPGRGAGTANAAGAPGGTGAFEKPAPGTKTVFVLSDGRPRPVRVKPGVTDGTYTEVEGELREGDQVITAMAAGAQSTQGASQGSGQRTGGMGGMGGGRSGGGFRPPGPF, encoded by the coding sequence ATGAGGTCAACGACCGAGCTACCGCGACGCGAAGAGCAGTCTCCTCCCCTCCAGCCCCGGCCCGTGCCGGTGGAAGACACCCGGCGCTGGCACCTGCCGGCCCGGTGGCCCCTGTGGCTGGGCGTCGTCGCCGTGGTGGTGGCCGCGGGCGTGTGGCTGCTCAAGCCCAAGGCGAAGGATCCGGCCGCCAGCTTCGAGACGGCGGCGGTGCAGCGGCGCGATGTCGAGTCGCGCGTGACGGCGACGGGCACCGTGTCCGCCCTGGTGACGGTGCAGGTGGGCAGCCAGGTCTCCGGCCGCATCCAGGAGATCCTCGTCGACTACAACTCGCCGGTGAAGAAGGGCCAGGTGATTGCCCGCATCGATCCGCAGCTGCTCCAGGCGGCGGTGGAGCGGTCCCGGGCCAACCTCATCGCCGCGAGGGCCAACGTGCAGAAGGCGCGCGTGGAGGCGGACAACTCCCGCCGACAGGCCGAGCGCTCCAAGACGCTGCGCGACCAGCAGTTCATCTCCCAGTCGGAGCTGGACACCGCCGAGTCCGCCGCCCAGGTGTCCCAGGCCCAGGTGACGTCGGCCGAGGCCTCGCTGGCCCAGGCGCAGGCGGCGCTCAACGAGGCGGAGGTGAACCTGCGCTACGCCACCATCGTGTCGCCCACCGACGGCATCGTCATCTCGCGCAGCGTGGACGTGGGCCAGACGGTGGCGGCCTCGCTGCAGGCCCCCACCCTGTTCACCATCGCCGAGGACCTGCGCAAGATGCAGGTGGACACCAGCGTGGCCGAGTCCGACGTGGGCCGGCTGCAGGACGGCATGCGCGCCACCTTCACCGTGGATGCCTGGCCGGGGGTGAACTTCGAGGGCGTCATCCGGCAGATCCGCAACGCCTCGCAGACGGTGCAGAACGTCGTCACCTATGACGCCGTCATCGACGTGGCCAACCCGGAGCTCAAGCTCAAGCCGGGCATGACGGCCAACGTCACCTTCGTCACCGCCCACCGGGACAACGTGGTGACCGTGCCCAACGCGGCGCTGCGCTTCCGGCCTCCGGAGCCCCCCGAGGGTGCGGCGCGCCCGGGCCGCGGCGCGGGAACCGCGAATGCCGCGGGAGCCCCGGGTGGCACGGGCGCGTTCGAGAAGCCCGCCCCCGGCACCAAGACGGTGTTCGTGCTGAGCGACGGGCGGCCCCGGCCCGTGCGTGTGAAGCCCGGCGTGACGGACGGCACGTACACGGAGGTGGAGGGTGAGCTGCGCGAGGGAGATCAGGTCATCACCGCCATGGCCGCGGGTGCGCAGTCCACGCAGGGCGCGAGCCAGGGCTCCGGTCAGCGGACGGGCGGCATGGGCGGCATGGGTGGTGGCAGGTCCGGTGGCGGATTCCGTCCCCCGGGTCCCTTCTAG
- a CDS encoding ABC transporter ATP-binding protein has product MNGQLQQMPLIALRGVSKIYQTGDVEVAALRGVDFNVESGEFVAIMGSSGSGKSTLMNILGCLDRPTAGQYFLDGQDVSRLDRNGLAIVRNRTLGFVFQSFNLLARTSALENVELPMLYAGIPARERKRRAREALERVGLGARLDHHPRQLSGGQQQRVAIARALVSQPRVILADEPTGNLDSRTSVEVMALFQELRHEGITLVLVTHEPDIASHAGRVVVVRDGRIISDKRQQPVPAEVPPLEEAVS; this is encoded by the coding sequence ATGAACGGGCAGCTACAGCAGATGCCGCTCATCGCACTGCGGGGCGTGAGCAAGATCTACCAGACGGGAGACGTGGAGGTAGCGGCCCTGCGGGGCGTGGACTTCAACGTGGAGTCCGGCGAGTTCGTGGCCATCATGGGCTCGAGCGGCTCGGGGAAGTCCACCCTGATGAACATCCTCGGCTGCCTGGACCGGCCCACCGCGGGCCAGTACTTCCTGGACGGCCAGGACGTGTCACGCCTGGACCGCAATGGCCTGGCCATCGTGCGCAACCGCACCCTGGGCTTCGTCTTCCAGAGCTTCAACCTGCTGGCGCGCACCAGCGCCCTGGAGAACGTGGAGCTGCCCATGCTCTACGCCGGGATACCCGCGCGCGAGCGCAAGCGGCGGGCCCGCGAGGCGCTCGAGCGGGTGGGCCTGGGCGCGCGCCTGGACCACCACCCGCGCCAGCTCTCCGGTGGCCAGCAGCAGCGCGTGGCCATCGCCCGGGCACTGGTGAGCCAGCCCCGCGTCATCCTCGCCGACGAGCCCACGGGCAACCTGGACTCGCGCACCAGCGTGGAGGTGATGGCGCTCTTCCAGGAGCTCCGTCACGAGGGCATCACCCTCGTGCTGGTGACGCACGAGCCGGACATCGCCAGCCATGCCGGGCGCGTGGTGGTGGTGAGGGACGGGCGCATCATCTCGGACAAGCGCCAGCAACCGGTGCCCGCGGAAGTGCCGCCGCTCGAGGAGGCCGTGTCATGA
- a CDS encoding ABC transporter permease translates to MNVLETMSLAVRSLLRSKMRSFLTALGIIIGVGAVIAMVAIGDGARASVQKVFDAMGTNMLIVMSGSTNSGGARGGFGSQPTLTWDDLEAIRTQLPSVRAAAPEMRTNTQVFSEDQNWTTSVTGTTPDYFDVRGWTLATGRRFTEADVESGAKVAVIGQTVVEKLYGAGFDPVGQVIRIKKTPFTIVGMTARKGQSPMGQDYDDSILVPATTFQRQLQSQSLGKYITGVLNVQAEASAGTAKAQQDISTLLRERHRLGEDTPNDFDVRDLSELANSRQQSTETLSLLLASIAAVSLVVGGIGIMNIMLVSVTERTREIGVRVAVGARPRDILAQFLIEALVLALLGGLIGTAAGLGVARFLATQFQWPLLVRPDVIFIALGFSALVGVGFGLYPARKASQLDPIDALRYE, encoded by the coding sequence ATGAACGTGCTCGAGACGATGTCGCTGGCGGTGCGCTCGCTGCTGCGCAGCAAGATGCGCTCCTTCCTCACCGCGCTGGGCATCATCATCGGCGTGGGAGCCGTCATCGCCATGGTGGCCATTGGCGATGGAGCCCGGGCCAGCGTCCAGAAGGTGTTCGACGCGATGGGCACCAACATGCTCATCGTCATGTCCGGCTCCACCAACTCGGGCGGCGCGCGGGGCGGCTTCGGCAGCCAGCCCACCCTCACCTGGGATGACCTGGAGGCCATCCGCACACAGCTGCCGAGCGTGCGCGCCGCCGCTCCGGAGATGCGCACCAACACCCAGGTGTTCTCCGAGGACCAGAACTGGACCACGAGCGTCACGGGCACCACGCCCGACTACTTCGACGTGCGCGGCTGGACCCTCGCCACGGGCCGGCGCTTCACCGAGGCGGACGTGGAGTCCGGGGCCAAGGTGGCCGTCATCGGCCAGACGGTGGTGGAGAAGCTCTATGGCGCGGGCTTCGACCCGGTGGGCCAGGTCATCCGCATCAAGAAGACGCCCTTCACCATCGTGGGCATGACGGCGCGCAAGGGACAGTCGCCCATGGGGCAGGACTACGACGACAGCATCCTCGTGCCCGCCACCACCTTCCAGCGGCAGCTCCAGTCGCAGAGCCTGGGCAAGTACATCACCGGCGTCCTCAACGTGCAGGCGGAGGCCAGCGCCGGCACCGCGAAGGCCCAGCAGGACATCTCCACGCTGCTGCGCGAGCGGCACCGGCTGGGCGAGGACACCCCCAACGACTTCGACGTGAGAGATCTGTCCGAGCTGGCCAACAGCCGCCAGCAGAGCACCGAGACGCTCAGCCTGCTGCTGGCCTCCATCGCCGCCGTGTCCCTGGTGGTGGGCGGCATCGGCATCATGAACATCATGCTGGTGAGCGTCACCGAGCGCACCCGGGAGATTGGGGTGCGCGTGGCGGTGGGCGCGAGGCCCCGGGACATCCTCGCCCAGTTCCTCATCGAGGCGCTCGTGCTCGCGCTGCTCGGAGGGCTCATCGGCACGGCGGCGGGCCTGGGCGTGGCCCGGTTCCTCGCCACTCAGTTCCAATGGCCCCTGTTGGTCCGCCCGGATGTCATCTTCATCGCGCTCGGCTTCAGCGCGCTCGTGGGCGTGGGCTTCGGCCTCTACCCCGCGCGCAAGGCGAGCCAGCTCGATCCCATCGACGCCCTGAGGTACGAGTGA